A region of Toxorhynchites rutilus septentrionalis strain SRP chromosome 1, ASM2978413v1, whole genome shotgun sequence DNA encodes the following proteins:
- the LOC129775809 gene encoding uncharacterized protein LOC129775809 isoform X1: MDKLVLSDNPNYFDEEAANRRCEPNSRSFFLFKKRNSSSKVTTSKSNTKVSEDVPDSKCDERVKGIPRSRSKSTSTAVKPTGTRKKQFITDHQNCIIAGSPESMDSITENSENNDVFYSNFTYSKDSRNSHRENIDDKSSQEYGGEQRRHSIGTFMGKEHSRTDSVSDEVPKMQAPKAPTNVAGKGSSAMDDILFVSVRHNEMVTVWVNHLKTCFDKITKQRGRLPFNFLHLKIDEDQITTDLIQRCHSTKLQIVIVCPILLSLSAQFLLSSLGSILKPERVLGMLLDVTETRVWEIHKSTFPAFSKWRTCVVGDHEQSFVSELLGIATDILGRALRQQPLSDAITTSKIVSTASSHTQHDAFTLFPRKVKVGQNKIIAILVEPLMKDDWMKIKIEKSSEIIEITNIKRRNPYTIQFSIPECCMEVSMMINVRLEKNDVDLGCRPLKCESRLRELEQILKAQDAPMEFLCQSLGIASADRDKLDTYLLQSFQKNMPPNFHLLNYEDAINPKTRREANPEEYPTMMHFAANWGLERLCVQLMDCPGGDVACEIRNISGRTPADLAEIGGHFSLANSFKNFMQMHEFTTMYHYFKGISEASNKIVIEPKSSSNSRTKRDTEVNVTMPSSRIDGTLRRHHQIEGYMEMNATGNNIEPSQNDSSNTVSNLNYLNLDCSEGQEEFIMDQAKFARKNEEITNNLNFKQDSREMQNNMLSNELKFTELEYFESNDINKSDAFSQECSNVLENCNIVDNNDFDYMVQPSNVPVRTFETGGDYLIQPSNIPIFHGHTKLDSTAGHQSLQFKKQTNVEDNEEKEISHIRVSFHKKDRESESKTKTSTLKRQKSNTSEKSVDDELLEIITDFKNNVFTIQEVEQLVASWKSRNDVQKSFREKQMQLQTMREEYDRIQQQMNDKLKRPSPFERMRKMFSRNRSLSDKKNDSCATESSDLCDDIKFSMLVPTSQSHRPISSGSLQSVSSGSSGRISTFSGTSIGDSGTHSDSEDRKFGLINSINEKERCQNDVMENYMIPPAPRPVDENIRPCTSSMNADEHYTIFPSNLPVLQGNSNDFIKTSSVLKPIDEAKETDALIQHITVQLPVQSNSYTELNFDWFSTTSFKSNVEKSSTKNNDNKTLDG; this comes from the exons ATGGATAAGCTCGTGCTTTCAG ATAATCCGAACTATTTCGATGAGGAAGCTGCTAACAGAAGGTGCGAACCTAACAGTCGAAGTTTCTTTCTGTTCAAGAAGCGCAATTCGAGCAGCAAGGTGACAACATCGAAGTCTAATACAAAAGTCAGTGAAGATGTACCAGATTCCAAATGTGACGAGCGCGTGAAAGGTATTCCACGTTCACGTAGTAAAAGCACATCGACAGCTGTGAAACCAACCGGCaccagaaaaaaacaatttatcaCCGATCATCAAAACTGTATAATAGCTGGGTCCCCAGAAAGTATGGACTCGATTACAGAAAATAGCGAAAATAACGATGTCTTTTACTCCAATTTCAC TTACAGTAAAGATAGCAGAAATTCACATCGTGAGAACATAGACGATAAATCTAGTCAAGAGTATGGAGGAGAGCAAAGAAGGCATTCAATTGGAACATTCATGGGAAAAGAACATTCGCGGACTGATTCTGTTTCCGATGAG GTTCCAAAAATGCAGGCACCCAAAGCTCCAACTAACGTCGCAGGCAAAG GTTCGTCGGCTATGGATGACATCTTATTTGTTTCGGTTCGCCATAACGAGATGGTTACTGTGTGGGTGAACCATTTGAAAACATGTTTCGATAAAATCACGAAACAGCGTGGGAGGTTACCCTTCAA CTTTTTGCATCTCAAAATAGACGAGGATCAAATAACGACAGATCTAATACAACGCTGCCATTCTACGAAACTGCAAATTGTGATCGTCTGTCCAATTCTTCTCTCGTTGTCGGCACAATTTCTTCTGTCTAGCCTTGGGTCAATACTAAAACCAGAGCGCGTTTTAGGTATGCTTTTAGACGTAACCGAAACACGCGTTTGGGAAATTCATAAGAGCACGTTCCCGGCCTTTTCTAAATGGCGCACGTGCGTGGTTGGAGATCACGAACAGTCATTCGTGAGCGAATTGCTAGGAATTGCTACAGATATTCTTGGACGTGCTCTACGACAACAGCCGCTTTCAGACGCTATAACGACGAGCAAAATTGTCTCCACAGCTTCTTCGCATACTCAACATGATGCGTTCACATTATTTCCGAGAAAAGTGAAAGTTGGCCAAAACAAGATAATAGCGATTCTAGTCGAACCTTTAATGAAAGACGATtggatgaaaattaaaattgaaaaatccagTGAAATCATAGAAATAACTAACATCAAACGACGGAATCCTTATACGATACAGTTCAGCATACCAG AGTGCTGCATGGAAGTTTCTATGATGATCAATGTACGATTGGAGAAAAATGATGTGGATCTAGGCTGCCGTCCGCTGAAGTGTGAAAGTCGGCTGCGTGAACTTGAGCAAATACTGAAGGCACAGGATGCTCCTATGGAATTTTTGTGTCAGTCGCTTGGTATAGCCAGTGCAGATCGAGATAAACTGGACACATATTTGCTGCAGTCGTTtcaaaaaaatatgccacccaaCTTCCATCTGTTGAATTACGAGGATGCCATCAATCCAAAAACGCGAAGAGAAGCTA ATCCCGAGGAATATCCAACAATGATGCATTTTGCTGCAAATTGGGGCCTTGAAAGACTGTGCGTTCAATTGATGGATTGTCCAGGAGGCGATGTTGCATGCGAGATCAGGAATATTTCGGGCCGAACTCCAGCCGATTTGGCCGAAATCGGAGGTCACTTTAGTCTCGCAAACAGCTTTAAAAATTTCATG caAATGCACGAATTCACTACAATGTATCACTATTTCAAAGGAATTAGCGAAGCATCGAATAAAATAGTTATAGAGCCCAAATCCTCATCAAACTCAAGAACCAAAAGAGACACAGAGGTAAATGTGACCATGCCATCGTCGCGTATAGACGGAACATTACGCCGTCATCATCAAATTGAAGGATACATGGAAATGAATGCCACTGGAAATAATATTGAACCTAGTCAAAATGATTCTTCAAATACTGTTTccaatttgaattatttgaacTTGGATTGTTCGGAAGGCCAAGAAGAATTTATAATGGATCAAGCCAAGTTTGCtagaaaaaatgaagaaataaccAACAATCTCAATTTTAAACAGGATAGCCGTGAAATGCAAAATAATATGTTGTCAAATGAACTCAAATTTACAGAGCTGGAATATTTCGAATCCAACGACATAAATAAGAGCGATGCTTTCAGCCAGGAATGCTCGAATGTATTAGAAAACTGCAATATAGTagacaataacgattttgattaTATGGTGCAACCATCGAACGTTCCGGTGAGGACTTTCGAAACTGGAGGAGATTATCTGATACAACCATCCAATATTCCTATATTCCATggtcatactaaacttgattccACCGCTGGACACCAATCTTTGCAATTCAAGAAGCAGACGAATGTTGAAGACAATGAGGAAAAAGAGATTTCACACATAAGAGTGAGTTTTCATAAAAAAGATCGCGAATCCGAGTCAAAGACGAAAACTAGCACTTTAAAAAGACAGAAAAGTAACACCTCTGAGAAGTCAGTTGATGatgagttgttggaaattatcaCTGACTTTAAAAATAATGTGTTCACAATTCAGGAAGTAGAACAACTGGTTGCTTCCTGGAAATCTCGAAACGATGTCCAGAAAAGTTTCAGAGAGAAACAGATGCAATTACAAACAATGCGTGAAGAATATGATCGTATCCAGCAACAAATGAACGATAAACTTAAAAGGCCGTCGCCATTTGAGAGGATGAGAAAAATGTTTTCCAGAAACAGAAGTTTATCTGATAAGAAAAATGATTCTTGTGCAACCGAATCATCGGATCTCTGTGACGATATTAAATTCTCTATGTTAGTTCCAACATCACAATCCCACCGACCCATAAGTTCAGGAAGTCTTCAGAGTGTTTCCAGCGGATCGTCCGGACGTATTAGCACATTCAGCGGAACAAGTATTGGTGATAGCGGTACACATTCTGATTCCGAAGACCGGAAGTTTGGGTTAATAAACAGTATCAATGAAAAAGAACGCTGCCAAAATGATGTCATGGAAAATTACATGATTCCACCTGCCCCCAGACCAGTTGACGAAAATATTCGCCCATGCACTTCGTCGATGAATGCTGATGAGCACTATACAATTTTTCCTTCAAATCTACCAGTATTACAAGGAAACTCGAATGATTTCATTAAAACCTCTAGTGTGCTTAAACCAATTGATGAAGCCAAAGAAACTGACGCACTCATACAGCACATAACAGTACAACTACCGGTCCAAAGCAATTCATATACCGAGTTGAACTTCGATTGGTTCTCAACAACCTCATTCAAGAGCAACGTAGAAAAATCTAGCACAAAAAATAACGACAATAAAACTTTGGACGGGTAA
- the LOC129775809 gene encoding uncharacterized protein LOC129775809 isoform X2, producing the protein MDKLVLSDNPNYFDEEAANRRCEPNSRSFFLFKKRNSSSKVTTSKSNTKVSEDVPDSKCDERVKGIPRSRSKSTSTAVKPTGTRKKQFITDHQNCIIAGSPESMDSITENSENNDVFYSNFTKDSRNSHRENIDDKSSQEYGGEQRRHSIGTFMGKEHSRTDSVSDEVPKMQAPKAPTNVAGKGSSAMDDILFVSVRHNEMVTVWVNHLKTCFDKITKQRGRLPFNFLHLKIDEDQITTDLIQRCHSTKLQIVIVCPILLSLSAQFLLSSLGSILKPERVLGMLLDVTETRVWEIHKSTFPAFSKWRTCVVGDHEQSFVSELLGIATDILGRALRQQPLSDAITTSKIVSTASSHTQHDAFTLFPRKVKVGQNKIIAILVEPLMKDDWMKIKIEKSSEIIEITNIKRRNPYTIQFSIPECCMEVSMMINVRLEKNDVDLGCRPLKCESRLRELEQILKAQDAPMEFLCQSLGIASADRDKLDTYLLQSFQKNMPPNFHLLNYEDAINPKTRREANPEEYPTMMHFAANWGLERLCVQLMDCPGGDVACEIRNISGRTPADLAEIGGHFSLANSFKNFMQMHEFTTMYHYFKGISEASNKIVIEPKSSSNSRTKRDTEVNVTMPSSRIDGTLRRHHQIEGYMEMNATGNNIEPSQNDSSNTVSNLNYLNLDCSEGQEEFIMDQAKFARKNEEITNNLNFKQDSREMQNNMLSNELKFTELEYFESNDINKSDAFSQECSNVLENCNIVDNNDFDYMVQPSNVPVRTFETGGDYLIQPSNIPIFHGHTKLDSTAGHQSLQFKKQTNVEDNEEKEISHIRVSFHKKDRESESKTKTSTLKRQKSNTSEKSVDDELLEIITDFKNNVFTIQEVEQLVASWKSRNDVQKSFREKQMQLQTMREEYDRIQQQMNDKLKRPSPFERMRKMFSRNRSLSDKKNDSCATESSDLCDDIKFSMLVPTSQSHRPISSGSLQSVSSGSSGRISTFSGTSIGDSGTHSDSEDRKFGLINSINEKERCQNDVMENYMIPPAPRPVDENIRPCTSSMNADEHYTIFPSNLPVLQGNSNDFIKTSSVLKPIDEAKETDALIQHITVQLPVQSNSYTELNFDWFSTTSFKSNVEKSSTKNNDNKTLDG; encoded by the exons ATGGATAAGCTCGTGCTTTCAG ATAATCCGAACTATTTCGATGAGGAAGCTGCTAACAGAAGGTGCGAACCTAACAGTCGAAGTTTCTTTCTGTTCAAGAAGCGCAATTCGAGCAGCAAGGTGACAACATCGAAGTCTAATACAAAAGTCAGTGAAGATGTACCAGATTCCAAATGTGACGAGCGCGTGAAAGGTATTCCACGTTCACGTAGTAAAAGCACATCGACAGCTGTGAAACCAACCGGCaccagaaaaaaacaatttatcaCCGATCATCAAAACTGTATAATAGCTGGGTCCCCAGAAAGTATGGACTCGATTACAGAAAATAGCGAAAATAACGATGTCTTTTACTCCAATTTCAC TAAAGATAGCAGAAATTCACATCGTGAGAACATAGACGATAAATCTAGTCAAGAGTATGGAGGAGAGCAAAGAAGGCATTCAATTGGAACATTCATGGGAAAAGAACATTCGCGGACTGATTCTGTTTCCGATGAG GTTCCAAAAATGCAGGCACCCAAAGCTCCAACTAACGTCGCAGGCAAAG GTTCGTCGGCTATGGATGACATCTTATTTGTTTCGGTTCGCCATAACGAGATGGTTACTGTGTGGGTGAACCATTTGAAAACATGTTTCGATAAAATCACGAAACAGCGTGGGAGGTTACCCTTCAA CTTTTTGCATCTCAAAATAGACGAGGATCAAATAACGACAGATCTAATACAACGCTGCCATTCTACGAAACTGCAAATTGTGATCGTCTGTCCAATTCTTCTCTCGTTGTCGGCACAATTTCTTCTGTCTAGCCTTGGGTCAATACTAAAACCAGAGCGCGTTTTAGGTATGCTTTTAGACGTAACCGAAACACGCGTTTGGGAAATTCATAAGAGCACGTTCCCGGCCTTTTCTAAATGGCGCACGTGCGTGGTTGGAGATCACGAACAGTCATTCGTGAGCGAATTGCTAGGAATTGCTACAGATATTCTTGGACGTGCTCTACGACAACAGCCGCTTTCAGACGCTATAACGACGAGCAAAATTGTCTCCACAGCTTCTTCGCATACTCAACATGATGCGTTCACATTATTTCCGAGAAAAGTGAAAGTTGGCCAAAACAAGATAATAGCGATTCTAGTCGAACCTTTAATGAAAGACGATtggatgaaaattaaaattgaaaaatccagTGAAATCATAGAAATAACTAACATCAAACGACGGAATCCTTATACGATACAGTTCAGCATACCAG AGTGCTGCATGGAAGTTTCTATGATGATCAATGTACGATTGGAGAAAAATGATGTGGATCTAGGCTGCCGTCCGCTGAAGTGTGAAAGTCGGCTGCGTGAACTTGAGCAAATACTGAAGGCACAGGATGCTCCTATGGAATTTTTGTGTCAGTCGCTTGGTATAGCCAGTGCAGATCGAGATAAACTGGACACATATTTGCTGCAGTCGTTtcaaaaaaatatgccacccaaCTTCCATCTGTTGAATTACGAGGATGCCATCAATCCAAAAACGCGAAGAGAAGCTA ATCCCGAGGAATATCCAACAATGATGCATTTTGCTGCAAATTGGGGCCTTGAAAGACTGTGCGTTCAATTGATGGATTGTCCAGGAGGCGATGTTGCATGCGAGATCAGGAATATTTCGGGCCGAACTCCAGCCGATTTGGCCGAAATCGGAGGTCACTTTAGTCTCGCAAACAGCTTTAAAAATTTCATG caAATGCACGAATTCACTACAATGTATCACTATTTCAAAGGAATTAGCGAAGCATCGAATAAAATAGTTATAGAGCCCAAATCCTCATCAAACTCAAGAACCAAAAGAGACACAGAGGTAAATGTGACCATGCCATCGTCGCGTATAGACGGAACATTACGCCGTCATCATCAAATTGAAGGATACATGGAAATGAATGCCACTGGAAATAATATTGAACCTAGTCAAAATGATTCTTCAAATACTGTTTccaatttgaattatttgaacTTGGATTGTTCGGAAGGCCAAGAAGAATTTATAATGGATCAAGCCAAGTTTGCtagaaaaaatgaagaaataaccAACAATCTCAATTTTAAACAGGATAGCCGTGAAATGCAAAATAATATGTTGTCAAATGAACTCAAATTTACAGAGCTGGAATATTTCGAATCCAACGACATAAATAAGAGCGATGCTTTCAGCCAGGAATGCTCGAATGTATTAGAAAACTGCAATATAGTagacaataacgattttgattaTATGGTGCAACCATCGAACGTTCCGGTGAGGACTTTCGAAACTGGAGGAGATTATCTGATACAACCATCCAATATTCCTATATTCCATggtcatactaaacttgattccACCGCTGGACACCAATCTTTGCAATTCAAGAAGCAGACGAATGTTGAAGACAATGAGGAAAAAGAGATTTCACACATAAGAGTGAGTTTTCATAAAAAAGATCGCGAATCCGAGTCAAAGACGAAAACTAGCACTTTAAAAAGACAGAAAAGTAACACCTCTGAGAAGTCAGTTGATGatgagttgttggaaattatcaCTGACTTTAAAAATAATGTGTTCACAATTCAGGAAGTAGAACAACTGGTTGCTTCCTGGAAATCTCGAAACGATGTCCAGAAAAGTTTCAGAGAGAAACAGATGCAATTACAAACAATGCGTGAAGAATATGATCGTATCCAGCAACAAATGAACGATAAACTTAAAAGGCCGTCGCCATTTGAGAGGATGAGAAAAATGTTTTCCAGAAACAGAAGTTTATCTGATAAGAAAAATGATTCTTGTGCAACCGAATCATCGGATCTCTGTGACGATATTAAATTCTCTATGTTAGTTCCAACATCACAATCCCACCGACCCATAAGTTCAGGAAGTCTTCAGAGTGTTTCCAGCGGATCGTCCGGACGTATTAGCACATTCAGCGGAACAAGTATTGGTGATAGCGGTACACATTCTGATTCCGAAGACCGGAAGTTTGGGTTAATAAACAGTATCAATGAAAAAGAACGCTGCCAAAATGATGTCATGGAAAATTACATGATTCCACCTGCCCCCAGACCAGTTGACGAAAATATTCGCCCATGCACTTCGTCGATGAATGCTGATGAGCACTATACAATTTTTCCTTCAAATCTACCAGTATTACAAGGAAACTCGAATGATTTCATTAAAACCTCTAGTGTGCTTAAACCAATTGATGAAGCCAAAGAAACTGACGCACTCATACAGCACATAACAGTACAACTACCGGTCCAAAGCAATTCATATACCGAGTTGAACTTCGATTGGTTCTCAACAACCTCATTCAAGAGCAACGTAGAAAAATCTAGCACAAAAAATAACGACAATAAAACTTTGGACGGGTAA
- the LOC129775809 gene encoding uncharacterized protein LOC129775809 isoform X3: MDDILFVSVRHNEMVTVWVNHLKTCFDKITKQRGRLPFNFLHLKIDEDQITTDLIQRCHSTKLQIVIVCPILLSLSAQFLLSSLGSILKPERVLGMLLDVTETRVWEIHKSTFPAFSKWRTCVVGDHEQSFVSELLGIATDILGRALRQQPLSDAITTSKIVSTASSHTQHDAFTLFPRKVKVGQNKIIAILVEPLMKDDWMKIKIEKSSEIIEITNIKRRNPYTIQFSIPECCMEVSMMINVRLEKNDVDLGCRPLKCESRLRELEQILKAQDAPMEFLCQSLGIASADRDKLDTYLLQSFQKNMPPNFHLLNYEDAINPKTRREANPEEYPTMMHFAANWGLERLCVQLMDCPGGDVACEIRNISGRTPADLAEIGGHFSLANSFKNFMQMHEFTTMYHYFKGISEASNKIVIEPKSSSNSRTKRDTEVNVTMPSSRIDGTLRRHHQIEGYMEMNATGNNIEPSQNDSSNTVSNLNYLNLDCSEGQEEFIMDQAKFARKNEEITNNLNFKQDSREMQNNMLSNELKFTELEYFESNDINKSDAFSQECSNVLENCNIVDNNDFDYMVQPSNVPVRTFETGGDYLIQPSNIPIFHGHTKLDSTAGHQSLQFKKQTNVEDNEEKEISHIRVSFHKKDRESESKTKTSTLKRQKSNTSEKSVDDELLEIITDFKNNVFTIQEVEQLVASWKSRNDVQKSFREKQMQLQTMREEYDRIQQQMNDKLKRPSPFERMRKMFSRNRSLSDKKNDSCATESSDLCDDIKFSMLVPTSQSHRPISSGSLQSVSSGSSGRISTFSGTSIGDSGTHSDSEDRKFGLINSINEKERCQNDVMENYMIPPAPRPVDENIRPCTSSMNADEHYTIFPSNLPVLQGNSNDFIKTSSVLKPIDEAKETDALIQHITVQLPVQSNSYTELNFDWFSTTSFKSNVEKSSTKNNDNKTLDG; encoded by the exons ATGGATGACATCTTATTTGTTTCGGTTCGCCATAACGAGATGGTTACTGTGTGGGTGAACCATTTGAAAACATGTTTCGATAAAATCACGAAACAGCGTGGGAGGTTACCCTTCAA CTTTTTGCATCTCAAAATAGACGAGGATCAAATAACGACAGATCTAATACAACGCTGCCATTCTACGAAACTGCAAATTGTGATCGTCTGTCCAATTCTTCTCTCGTTGTCGGCACAATTTCTTCTGTCTAGCCTTGGGTCAATACTAAAACCAGAGCGCGTTTTAGGTATGCTTTTAGACGTAACCGAAACACGCGTTTGGGAAATTCATAAGAGCACGTTCCCGGCCTTTTCTAAATGGCGCACGTGCGTGGTTGGAGATCACGAACAGTCATTCGTGAGCGAATTGCTAGGAATTGCTACAGATATTCTTGGACGTGCTCTACGACAACAGCCGCTTTCAGACGCTATAACGACGAGCAAAATTGTCTCCACAGCTTCTTCGCATACTCAACATGATGCGTTCACATTATTTCCGAGAAAAGTGAAAGTTGGCCAAAACAAGATAATAGCGATTCTAGTCGAACCTTTAATGAAAGACGATtggatgaaaattaaaattgaaaaatccagTGAAATCATAGAAATAACTAACATCAAACGACGGAATCCTTATACGATACAGTTCAGCATACCAG AGTGCTGCATGGAAGTTTCTATGATGATCAATGTACGATTGGAGAAAAATGATGTGGATCTAGGCTGCCGTCCGCTGAAGTGTGAAAGTCGGCTGCGTGAACTTGAGCAAATACTGAAGGCACAGGATGCTCCTATGGAATTTTTGTGTCAGTCGCTTGGTATAGCCAGTGCAGATCGAGATAAACTGGACACATATTTGCTGCAGTCGTTtcaaaaaaatatgccacccaaCTTCCATCTGTTGAATTACGAGGATGCCATCAATCCAAAAACGCGAAGAGAAGCTA ATCCCGAGGAATATCCAACAATGATGCATTTTGCTGCAAATTGGGGCCTTGAAAGACTGTGCGTTCAATTGATGGATTGTCCAGGAGGCGATGTTGCATGCGAGATCAGGAATATTTCGGGCCGAACTCCAGCCGATTTGGCCGAAATCGGAGGTCACTTTAGTCTCGCAAACAGCTTTAAAAATTTCATG caAATGCACGAATTCACTACAATGTATCACTATTTCAAAGGAATTAGCGAAGCATCGAATAAAATAGTTATAGAGCCCAAATCCTCATCAAACTCAAGAACCAAAAGAGACACAGAGGTAAATGTGACCATGCCATCGTCGCGTATAGACGGAACATTACGCCGTCATCATCAAATTGAAGGATACATGGAAATGAATGCCACTGGAAATAATATTGAACCTAGTCAAAATGATTCTTCAAATACTGTTTccaatttgaattatttgaacTTGGATTGTTCGGAAGGCCAAGAAGAATTTATAATGGATCAAGCCAAGTTTGCtagaaaaaatgaagaaataaccAACAATCTCAATTTTAAACAGGATAGCCGTGAAATGCAAAATAATATGTTGTCAAATGAACTCAAATTTACAGAGCTGGAATATTTCGAATCCAACGACATAAATAAGAGCGATGCTTTCAGCCAGGAATGCTCGAATGTATTAGAAAACTGCAATATAGTagacaataacgattttgattaTATGGTGCAACCATCGAACGTTCCGGTGAGGACTTTCGAAACTGGAGGAGATTATCTGATACAACCATCCAATATTCCTATATTCCATggtcatactaaacttgattccACCGCTGGACACCAATCTTTGCAATTCAAGAAGCAGACGAATGTTGAAGACAATGAGGAAAAAGAGATTTCACACATAAGAGTGAGTTTTCATAAAAAAGATCGCGAATCCGAGTCAAAGACGAAAACTAGCACTTTAAAAAGACAGAAAAGTAACACCTCTGAGAAGTCAGTTGATGatgagttgttggaaattatcaCTGACTTTAAAAATAATGTGTTCACAATTCAGGAAGTAGAACAACTGGTTGCTTCCTGGAAATCTCGAAACGATGTCCAGAAAAGTTTCAGAGAGAAACAGATGCAATTACAAACAATGCGTGAAGAATATGATCGTATCCAGCAACAAATGAACGATAAACTTAAAAGGCCGTCGCCATTTGAGAGGATGAGAAAAATGTTTTCCAGAAACAGAAGTTTATCTGATAAGAAAAATGATTCTTGTGCAACCGAATCATCGGATCTCTGTGACGATATTAAATTCTCTATGTTAGTTCCAACATCACAATCCCACCGACCCATAAGTTCAGGAAGTCTTCAGAGTGTTTCCAGCGGATCGTCCGGACGTATTAGCACATTCAGCGGAACAAGTATTGGTGATAGCGGTACACATTCTGATTCCGAAGACCGGAAGTTTGGGTTAATAAACAGTATCAATGAAAAAGAACGCTGCCAAAATGATGTCATGGAAAATTACATGATTCCACCTGCCCCCAGACCAGTTGACGAAAATATTCGCCCATGCACTTCGTCGATGAATGCTGATGAGCACTATACAATTTTTCCTTCAAATCTACCAGTATTACAAGGAAACTCGAATGATTTCATTAAAACCTCTAGTGTGCTTAAACCAATTGATGAAGCCAAAGAAACTGACGCACTCATACAGCACATAACAGTACAACTACCGGTCCAAAGCAATTCATATACCGAGTTGAACTTCGATTGGTTCTCAACAACCTCATTCAAGAGCAACGTAGAAAAATCTAGCACAAAAAATAACGACAATAAAACTTTGGACGGGTAA